The following are encoded together in the Vigna angularis cultivar LongXiaoDou No.4 chromosome 9, ASM1680809v1, whole genome shotgun sequence genome:
- the LOC108346210 gene encoding ATPase 11, plasma membrane-type, with the protein MARLAPKAKVLRDGKWSEEEASVLVPGDIISIKLGDIIPADARLLEGDPLKIDQSALTGESLPVSKHPGEGVYSGSTCKQGEIEAVVIATGVHTFFGKAAHLVENTTHVGHFQKVLTYRICSALNVLTSIGNFCICSIAVGMVIEIIVIYAIHKKGYRNGIDNLLVLLIGGIPIAMPTVLSVTMAIGSHRLSQQGAITKRMTAIEEMAGMDVLCSDKTGTLTLNKLSVDKNIIEVFVKNVDSDMVVLMAARASRLENQDAIDGAIVSMLADPKEARAGIKEVHFLPFNPTDKRTALTYLDAAGKMHRVSKGAPEQILNLAYNKSEIQQKVHAIIDKFAERGLRSLAVARQEVPEGTKDSPGGPWEFVGLLPLFDPPRHDSAETIRRALDLGVSVKMITGDQLAIGKETGRRLGMGTNMYPSSSLLGENKDGLGAVAVDDLIENADGFAGVFPEHKYEIVKRLQARKHICGMTGDGVNDAPALKIADIGIAVADATDAARSASDIVLTEPGLSVIISAVLTSRAIFQRMKNYTIYAISITIRIVLGFMLLNSFWKFDFPPFMVLVIAILNDGTIMTISKDRVKPSPFPDSWKLSEIFATGIVLGSYLALMTVIFFYIVVETDFFPNKFGVRHFHYDPNAEDSDPTKRMLGSAVYLQVSTISQALIFVTRSRGWSYTERPGLLLVIAFIIAQAIATVISATLTWDVAGIRRIGWGWTGAIWLYNTVTYLLLDPLKFAVRYALSGRAWNLVVNQRTAFINKNDFGREAREAAWATEQRTLHGLHSAESKGFTDKHTFREINTLAEEARRRAEIARLRELHTLKGRVESFAKLRGLDIDAMNGHYTV; encoded by the exons ATGGCCAGATTAGCCCCAAAAGCAAAG GTACTTCGTGATGGAAAATGGAGTGAAGAAGAAGCTTCGGTGTTGGTTCCTGGAGACATAATTAGCATCAAGCTTGGTGACATAATTCCTGCTGATGCACGTCTCCTTGAAGGTGATCCTTTGAAGATTGATCAG TCTGCTCTTACTGGGGAGTCACTTCCTGTCAGCAAACACCCTGGAGAAGGAGTATATTCTGGTTCAACCTGCAAGCAAGGAGAAATTGAGGCAGTGGTTATTGCAACCGGAGTTCACACCTTTTTTGGGAAGGCAGCTCATCTTGTGGAGAACACAACACATGTTGGACATTTCCAGAAGGTTCTCACATATAGAATTTGTAGTGCTCTTAAT GTTCTAACATCTATTGGGAACTTCTGCATCTGTTCAATTGCTGTTGGTATGGTCATTGAAATCATTGTGATATATGCAATCCATAAAAAGGGATACAGAAATGGGATTGATAACCTTCTGGTGCTATTAATTGGTGGCATCCCTATTGCAATGCCAACAGTCCTTTCTGTTACAATGGCTATTGGTTCACACCGGTTGTCTCAGCAG GGTGCCATAACAAAGAGAATGACTGCCATTGAAGAGATGGCTGGAATGGATGTGTTATGCAGTGACAAGACAGGCACATTAACTCTTAACAAGCTTTCAGTGGACAAGAATATCATTGAG GTTTTTGTTAAAAACGTTGACAGTGATATGGTTGTACTTATGGCCGCAAGAGCATCAAGGCTAGAGAACCAGGATGCAATTGATGGTGCTATAGTTTCAATGTTAGCAGACCCAAAGGAG GCAAGAGCTGGAATAAAAGAAGTTCACTTCCTTCCATTCAATCCAACTGATAAAAGAACTGCACTAACATACCTTGATGCTGCTGGTAAGATGCACAGGGTTAGCAAAGGAGCACCAGAGCAG ATTCTCAATCTTGCATATAACAAATCAGAAATACAACAAAAGGTTCATGCAATCATTGACAAGTTTGCAGAACGTGGACTTCGTTCTCTTGCAGTTGCCCGCCAG GAAGTACCTGAGGGAACTAAAGACAGTCCAGGAGGACCATGGGAATTTGTTGGCCTTCTGCCTCTTTTCGATCCACCTCGCCATGATAGTGCAGAAACAATTAGAAGAGCTCTTGATCTTGGCGTGAGTGTCAAAATGATCACTG GTGATCAACTTGCAATAGGTAAGGAAACAGGAAGACGTCTTGGGATGGGGACTAACATGTATCCTTCTTCATCGCTACTTGGTGAAAATAAAGATGGATTGGGTGCTGTCGCTGTTGATGATCTCATTGAGAATGCTGATGGTTTTGCTGGAGTCTTTCCTG AGCACAAGTATGAGATTGTGAAGAGGTTACAAGCTAGAAAACACATTTGTGGGATGACTGGTGATGGGGTGAACGATGCACCTGCCTTGAAGATAGCAGACATAGGTATTGCTGTAGCAGATGCTACAGATGCTGCCAGAAGCGCATCTGACATAGTCCTAACAGAACCTGGGTTGAGTGTGATCATAAGTGCAGTTCTAACTAGCCGTGCAATTTTCCAGAGAATGAAAAATTACACA ATATATGCCATATCTATCACTATTCGTATTGTG cTTGGTTTCATGTTACTGAACAGCTTTTGGAAATTTGACTTTCCTCCCTTCATGGTTCTTGTCATTGCCATTCTTAATGATG GTACCATCATGACAATATCTAAAGATAGGGTTAAGCCCTCTCCATTTCCTGATAGTTGGAAGCTTAGTGAAATTTTTGCAACTGGGATTGTTCTTGGCAGCTATCTGGCTCTAATGACTGTGATCTTCTTCTATATAGTTGTTGAAACAGACTTCTTTCCT AACAAATTTGGCGTGAGACACTTTCATTATGATCCAAATGCTGAGGACAGTGATCCAACCAAAAGAATGTTGGGATCTGCTGTCTATCTTCAAGTTAGTACCATTAGTCAAGCCTTAATTTTCGTGACAAGGTCAAGGGGTTGGTCCTACACAGAAAGACCTGGTCTTTTGCTTGTCATTGCCTTCATCATTGCTCAAGCG ATTGCTACTGTTATATCTGCCACTCTCACTTGGGATGTTGCTGGGATCAGAAGAATCGGTTGGGGCTGGACAGGAGCTATTTGGCTTTACAATACTGTAACTTATTTACTTCTAGATCCTTTGAAGTTTGCAGTTCGTTATGCATTAAGTGGAAGGGCTTGGAATCTGGTGGTCAACCAAAGG ACCGCATTCATCAACAAAAACGACTTTGGAAGAGAAGCTCGTGAGGCTGCATGGGCTACTGAGCAGAGAACCTTACATGGCCTCCACTCTGCTGAGTCAAAAGGGTTTACAGATAAGCACACCTTCAGAGAAATTAATACATTGGCAGAAGAGGCAAGGAGAAGAGCAGAGATAGCAAG GCTGAGAGAGCTTCACACTCTGAAAGGTAGAGTGGAATCATTTGCCAAGCTAAGGGGTTTGGACATAGATGCCATGAACGGACACTACACTGTCTAA